Proteins co-encoded in one Jeotgalibacillus malaysiensis genomic window:
- a CDS encoding histidinol-phosphate transaminase — protein sequence MTLPSHGANPLYLYETLNLKVPEEIIDFSENSIPTGPPTRLKEQWDHWYNAISTYPDPEGRDLKKLIAGKHQVSESQVLLGNGASELMMTVLRKFQGKTVGVIHPAFSEYERVIKANGALTHHIYTNEAMDFHPDDQDIQPFLSTPERALFICNPNNPTGIRLERETLIAWLETAEQSGSTLLLDEAFIDMAGEEHSLADYVGNPSLIIFRSMTKMYSIAGLRLGYLLGDEETVKEISQWLPHWNVNQLALLAGETVLQDQLYTDEVRSFIREERSRLTDALNDLGFKVSDSAANYVCIQPPDPQQTETLWHFLLREGLVLRHTYNYRGLDGTWLRVGLKCPEQNQKLIEAITLWAQ from the coding sequence ATGACTTTACCTTCACATGGCGCTAATCCGCTTTATTTATACGAAACGTTAAATCTTAAAGTACCTGAGGAAATCATTGATTTTAGTGAAAATAGTATCCCGACCGGTCCGCCTACCCGTTTAAAAGAACAGTGGGATCACTGGTACAATGCGATTTCCACCTACCCTGATCCTGAAGGAAGGGACCTGAAAAAGCTGATTGCGGGCAAGCATCAGGTCAGCGAATCACAGGTGCTTTTGGGAAACGGGGCATCGGAACTCATGATGACAGTCCTCAGAAAATTTCAGGGGAAGACAGTCGGCGTTATTCATCCTGCATTCAGTGAATACGAAAGAGTCATTAAAGCGAATGGCGCACTGACACATCATATTTATACAAATGAAGCAATGGACTTTCATCCGGATGATCAGGACATTCAACCATTTTTATCAACACCTGAACGTGCACTTTTTATTTGTAATCCGAATAATCCTACAGGTATCAGACTTGAGCGGGAAACGCTTATAGCCTGGCTTGAGACAGCTGAGCAATCAGGCAGTACACTGTTACTTGATGAAGCATTTATTGATATGGCAGGAGAAGAACATTCACTTGCAGATTACGTTGGCAATCCTTCACTCATCATTTTCAGATCCATGACAAAAATGTACAGCATTGCAGGACTGCGTCTGGGCTACCTGCTCGGTGATGAGGAAACGGTAAAAGAGATCAGTCAGTGGCTGCCTCACTGGAATGTGAATCAGCTTGCGCTTTTAGCAGGAGAAACGGTATTGCAGGATCAGCTATACACAGATGAAGTCCGCTCGTTTATCAGAGAAGAAAGATCCCGTTTAACTGACGCTTTAAATGATTTAGGCTTCAAAGTATCAGACTCTGCAGCCAATTACGTCTGCATCCAGCCGCCGGACCCGCAACAGACAGAAACGCTATGGCATTTTTTACTCAGGGAAGGACTGGTTCTCCGTCACACCTACAATTACCGAGGTCTTGACGGTACCTGGCTCAGAGTCGGTCTCAAATGTCCGGAACAAAATCAAAAGCTGATTGAGGCAATCACGTTATGGGCACAGTAA